The following proteins are co-located in the Fodinibius salicampi genome:
- a CDS encoding murein hydrolase activator EnvC family protein, producing MKKIGLIVLFSSFFLAWNTASGQDYQERREEILQKQKNTRAEINELNEQISTYEQRLQRTNEKYSSLYEQFENLQRLIALQDEKINRLEREQSQIQEEINITNKSIEDTQQRLDQLIEDYKGTLSYIYKHGQTSELALLFSSSSINQMLIRAFYLQKFNAFRENQADEIRETEEQLKQERERLKEAQSRNEQLLAEIEEEKEQLDQKKQQQESNISLLQQDKKRLQEELNEIQDQKESLNNTLTSLIEEEEKIRQAQVERLRQQEAEREEKLAEAEDIDDDLERAREVARYSAPVEREEFLDDEELREIEQKFAQNKGNLPWPVESSTISEHFGNRRHPVYGTVTPNLGIEIVTDPQEPVKAVHPGYVIAIQPFPGYGDVVLVKHGRFITAYGNLSEISVRDGAILQKGDQIGLSGDQDSTNGESLFFLVRENNDNLNPENWLRDK from the coding sequence ATGAAAAAAATAGGACTCATAGTATTATTTAGTTCTTTCTTTTTGGCATGGAATACTGCATCTGGACAGGATTATCAAGAGCGAAGGGAGGAAATTCTCCAGAAGCAAAAGAATACCCGTGCAGAAATAAATGAACTTAATGAACAAATAAGTACTTATGAGCAGCGGCTGCAAAGAACGAATGAGAAATATTCTTCGCTCTACGAACAATTTGAAAATTTACAGCGACTCATTGCCCTTCAGGATGAAAAGATAAACCGTTTGGAGCGTGAGCAATCGCAAATTCAGGAAGAAATTAATATTACTAACAAATCTATTGAGGACACCCAGCAAAGGCTTGACCAGCTAATTGAAGATTATAAGGGAACGCTTAGCTACATTTATAAACATGGACAAACTTCGGAATTGGCTCTTTTATTTTCTTCTTCATCCATTAACCAGATGCTCATCAGAGCTTTTTACTTGCAGAAGTTTAACGCTTTTCGTGAGAACCAGGCAGACGAAATACGGGAAACCGAAGAACAACTAAAACAGGAAAGGGAACGGTTGAAAGAGGCTCAATCTAGAAATGAACAGCTTCTTGCTGAAATAGAAGAAGAAAAAGAACAGCTCGATCAAAAAAAGCAGCAACAAGAAAGCAACATCTCTCTTTTACAGCAGGATAAAAAACGACTGCAGGAAGAACTCAATGAAATACAGGATCAAAAGGAAAGCTTAAATAACACACTCACCTCGCTTATTGAGGAAGAGGAAAAAATTCGGCAGGCCCAGGTAGAACGACTTCGACAGCAAGAGGCAGAACGTGAAGAAAAGCTTGCAGAAGCAGAAGATATCGACGATGACTTGGAGCGTGCACGGGAAGTAGCCCGATATTCTGCCCCTGTTGAACGCGAGGAATTTCTGGATGACGAAGAACTCCGGGAAATAGAACAAAAATTTGCACAAAATAAAGGAAACCTGCCCTGGCCTGTGGAAAGCAGTACGATCTCCGAACATTTTGGGAACCGCCGGCATCCGGTCTACGGGACCGTTACTCCCAACCTCGGTATTGAAATTGTGACCGATCCCCAAGAGCCGGTAAAAGCAGTCCATCCCGGCTATGTCATAGCTATCCAGCCCTTTCCGGGATACGGTGATGTGGTACTGGTTAAACATGGACGCTTTATTACGGCTTATGGCAATCTCAGTGAAATATCGGTCCGGGACGGAGCTATTCTTCAGAAAGGAGATCAAATCGGCCTGTCTGGTGACCAAGACTCTACAAATGGAGAATCACTCTTCTTTTTAGTACGCGAGAATAATGATAACCTCAATCCGGAAAATTGGCTCAGAGATAAATAG
- a CDS encoding S8/S53 family peptidase codes for MRLKILIIFTILLCFPLMVLGQSAEVIPDRLIIKYESDQRIAQLKAKLSTNPKNAVEQFLRLSGAQNFEPLFTSGQRQQLHKKNTQKAEALLNIHEITFNRSIDPAQMAAKVERMPGVEYAEPRYLRRLHFTPNDPTLEKFIEFHRFEEAWDLSTSDPNIVIAIVDGGVDYTHPELDDKLWVNQEEIPSTLQSQVDQNSDGTITSSEIKQYLREEGNDYNNDGDILLDDALHPDSPLMDNTDNDDNGYIDDLFGWDFWDSGSINQATPDNNPIFDGTDHGTHVAGIAAAETDNDFGIAAASFQSSYMAVKAGGTSEDPNSVAFGFQGILYAAEQGADVINCSWGGDGASQAEQDLIDYVTELGSVVISSSGNDGLDQVGFPAGYSKVVGVGSITTNNSAAEYSNYGYNLDVFATGSGIRSTGNNGAFVNKSGTSMAAPVVSGLAALIKHIHPDWSAERIGQQIRTSATPVDNANGTDYNHKLGRGKIEAFEALNTDNPGLRIVSSRFLNNENQKLQINQPGRVEIQMVNNGRSASNLNLQLQALSNQGIEIAGTNLSLSSLSTGDTTEVTFDLTITESFDLRETPTLRLDFSSASGNYEDFGIIRYDEFLYEVIATNRIKTSMAADGTIGFTQPINGSGGVGFIPLKASDNGFTEGNNMLFEGGLMIEIDDKIYDAVRTEDGQLSRDFDPIDLFTTRRTDAISDLDGHTTFKINSDTTHDATIRLETFAYDNPQLHNMVFLKYTLQNNSSFHPLKNTYVGLFNDWDIGTSSNNSTTYLASDSLLYLSDETPNSDEPMASVASLGPISSILAIDNTIEGEQDSLTFGLYDGFTDQEKSRSLKAQKVKTSVENTDASAVVASGPYTLGPNAEVTIGFLYAFGENPEELRSQINAGRQQKPFEISPPGEAVAESTPTSINLFQNYPNPFKSETNIRFDLENTTRVTLTIYDVLGRKVRVLTDTELETGTHFITFDAENLSSGVYFARLHTQNSIQTIPMTLIK; via the coding sequence ATGCGTCTTAAGATATTAATCATATTCACCATTTTACTTTGCTTTCCGCTGATGGTCCTTGGGCAATCAGCAGAAGTGATCCCCGATCGACTCATCATTAAATACGAGTCTGATCAACGCATAGCTCAACTCAAAGCCAAGCTTTCTACCAATCCTAAAAACGCAGTGGAACAATTTCTCCGCCTGTCAGGGGCACAAAATTTCGAACCTCTTTTTACTTCTGGTCAACGACAGCAACTACACAAAAAAAATACCCAAAAGGCTGAGGCTTTGCTGAACATCCATGAGATAACCTTTAACCGCTCCATCGATCCCGCCCAGATGGCCGCAAAGGTAGAACGTATGCCGGGTGTGGAATATGCCGAACCACGGTATCTTCGGCGCCTGCATTTTACCCCAAACGACCCAACACTCGAAAAATTTATCGAGTTCCACCGGTTCGAGGAGGCATGGGATCTCTCTACCAGTGATCCGAATATAGTTATAGCCATTGTTGATGGAGGCGTGGATTATACTCATCCGGAACTTGACGACAAATTATGGGTTAATCAGGAGGAAATTCCTTCCACTCTGCAATCCCAAGTTGACCAAAATTCTGACGGCACTATTACCTCATCTGAAATCAAGCAGTACCTGAGAGAGGAAGGAAATGATTACAACAATGACGGTGATATTCTGCTGGATGATGCTCTGCATCCAGATTCTCCCCTGATGGATAACACAGATAACGATGATAACGGTTATATCGATGATCTTTTCGGCTGGGATTTCTGGGATTCCGGTTCTATCAACCAGGCAACTCCCGATAATAATCCTATTTTTGACGGGACGGATCACGGTACCCATGTGGCAGGTATTGCGGCCGCTGAAACCGACAACGACTTCGGCATAGCGGCAGCGAGCTTTCAAAGCAGTTACATGGCCGTCAAGGCCGGGGGCACCTCAGAAGATCCCAATTCAGTAGCTTTTGGATTTCAGGGAATTCTTTATGCGGCAGAACAAGGGGCCGATGTTATTAACTGTAGCTGGGGCGGAGATGGGGCTTCGCAAGCGGAACAGGATTTAATTGACTACGTCACTGAATTAGGATCGGTAGTTATCTCATCCTCGGGGAATGACGGTCTTGATCAAGTAGGATTTCCTGCCGGATATTCCAAGGTCGTTGGCGTGGGTTCTATAACCACTAATAATTCGGCAGCCGAATACTCCAACTATGGCTATAACCTGGATGTATTTGCAACCGGCTCCGGTATCCGGAGTACCGGAAACAATGGGGCCTTTGTCAATAAAAGCGGGACATCGATGGCCGCTCCGGTGGTTAGCGGACTGGCAGCGCTTATTAAGCACATTCATCCGGACTGGTCGGCCGAGCGCATCGGGCAACAGATTCGAACTTCTGCCACTCCGGTTGATAATGCCAATGGCACCGACTATAACCATAAACTAGGCCGGGGTAAAATCGAGGCTTTCGAGGCACTTAATACTGATAACCCGGGTCTTCGAATTGTATCTTCCCGTTTCTTAAATAATGAGAATCAAAAACTTCAGATCAATCAGCCGGGCAGAGTAGAAATTCAAATGGTTAATAACGGCCGGTCAGCCTCAAATTTAAACCTCCAGTTACAGGCACTCTCCAATCAGGGGATTGAAATTGCCGGGACCAACCTCAGCTTGTCTTCCCTCTCCACGGGCGATACTACGGAAGTTACCTTTGATCTAACAATAACAGAAAGCTTTGATCTTCGAGAGACACCTACCCTGCGACTGGACTTTAGCAGTGCAAGTGGAAATTATGAGGACTTTGGAATTATCCGGTACGATGAATTTCTGTATGAAGTTATTGCGACTAACCGGATTAAAACATCAATGGCCGCAGACGGGACCATCGGATTTACCCAACCCATTAACGGATCAGGAGGTGTTGGTTTTATCCCCCTGAAAGCCAGTGACAATGGTTTTACAGAAGGCAATAATATGCTGTTTGAGGGAGGACTTATGATTGAAATTGATGACAAAATCTATGATGCTGTTCGCACCGAAGACGGTCAGCTTTCCCGCGATTTTGATCCCATAGACCTGTTTACTACTAGGCGAACGGATGCCATTTCTGACCTAGATGGACATACTACTTTTAAAATTAACTCGGATACTACCCATGATGCCACCATCCGTCTGGAAACTTTTGCCTACGACAATCCACAACTCCACAATATGGTATTTTTAAAATACACTCTCCAAAATAACTCTTCTTTTCATCCCCTTAAGAACACTTATGTGGGACTTTTTAACGACTGGGATATAGGGACATCCTCTAATAATAGCACCACATATCTGGCATCAGACAGCCTTTTATATCTTTCTGACGAAACGCCAAATAGTGATGAACCGATGGCTTCTGTAGCCAGCCTGGGACCTATCTCCAGCATCCTCGCTATTGACAATACAATAGAAGGGGAACAGGATAGTTTAACTTTCGGTCTTTACGATGGCTTCACGGACCAGGAAAAGAGCAGGTCACTCAAAGCGCAGAAAGTCAAAACGAGTGTTGAAAATACGGATGCTTCCGCAGTCGTAGCTTCTGGACCATATACCCTTGGTCCAAATGCGGAAGTAACAATAGGTTTCCTTTATGCTTTTGGTGAGAACCCAGAGGAGCTGCGCAGCCAAATAAATGCAGGGCGACAACAAAAACCTTTTGAGATCTCTCCCCCGGGTGAGGCTGTTGCGGAGAGTACTCCTACTTCGATCAACCTGTTTCAGAATTATCCCAATCCATTCAAATCGGAGACCAATATCCGTTTTGATCTCGAAAACACAACCAGAGTTACTCTTACCATTTATGATGTACTTGGCCGCAAAGTCCGGGTGCTAACCGATACAGAGCTGGAAACCGGCACACACTTTATTACCTTTGATGCAGAAAACCTGAGCAGTGGAGTTTACTTTGCACGCCTACACACACAAAACAGTATTCAAACTATCCCAATGACCCTGATTAAATAA
- a CDS encoding OsmC family protein, with amino-acid sequence MSQYTATISWSREGQKFTDNRYKRAHTWHFDGGETIRASSSPQVVPTPLSDSSAVDPEEAYVAALSSCHMLWFLSIAAKRGFIVEKYEDQATGRMEKNDIGKLAITEVKLYPHVTYHPDPDSAPTKKETDDMHHQAHKKCFIANSVKTEVKIESKMEVTAEK; translated from the coding sequence ATGTCACAATATACCGCTACCATATCCTGGTCACGAGAGGGGCAAAAATTTACCGATAACCGCTATAAAAGAGCACATACCTGGCATTTTGATGGAGGAGAAACCATACGCGCATCTTCTTCCCCACAGGTTGTTCCTACACCCTTGTCCGATTCCTCTGCTGTAGATCCTGAGGAGGCTTATGTAGCTGCCCTATCCAGCTGTCATATGCTTTGGTTTCTCTCCATTGCAGCCAAAAGAGGATTTATAGTCGAAAAATATGAAGATCAGGCCACAGGAAGGATGGAGAAAAATGATATTGGTAAACTTGCCATCACGGAAGTAAAACTGTATCCACATGTGACATATCATCCTGATCCTGATTCTGCTCCTACTAAAAAAGAAACCGACGACATGCACCATCAGGCCCATAAAAAATGTTTTATTGCAAACTCTGTTAAAACGGAAGTCAAGATAGAATCAAAAATGGAAGTAACAGCAGAGAAATAA
- a CDS encoding efflux RND transporter periplasmic adaptor subunit produces the protein MDWKKTLLICFIILIAGLALTTLIFSTEPTATQTGATQETAMLVDVTSVQQGNFRPTIKAMGTVEAAQDIMLSPRVNGEVIERSPSFTPGGYVEKGEVLLQIDSTDYRNTLQQRKSELRQAQSDLNLEMGRQEAAQSEYRIFGDTLTEENEARILRQPQLNAVKASVESAQAAVDQAEAELQRTTIRAPFDAHILSRNVNVGSQVAAGEQLGRLVGLDEYWVEATVPVSELRWLNFAETSESEGSEVKIRNRTAWEEGEFREGHLDKMMGALAEQTRLARVLISVPDPLAYHTENADLPKLMIGSFVEATLQGEELTNVIRLNRDFIRTDDTVWIMEDQQLHIKNVDIVFRDEQYAYIANGLNKQDQVVTTNLTTVAEGAPLRLEATDSTSSE, from the coding sequence ATGGACTGGAAAAAAACGCTTTTAATCTGTTTTATCATTCTCATTGCTGGTTTAGCTCTTACTACTCTTATTTTTTCTACGGAGCCTACCGCAACCCAAACGGGCGCCACCCAGGAAACGGCGATGCTTGTGGATGTTACTTCTGTTCAACAGGGAAATTTTCGTCCCACAATCAAGGCCATGGGTACGGTAGAAGCGGCTCAGGATATCATGTTAAGTCCCCGTGTAAATGGCGAAGTTATTGAGCGCTCTCCTTCTTTTACCCCCGGCGGATATGTAGAAAAAGGAGAGGTGCTGCTTCAAATCGATTCAACTGATTACAGAAATACCTTGCAACAACGAAAAAGCGAGTTGCGTCAGGCCCAATCTGACCTAAACCTTGAAATGGGGCGTCAGGAAGCCGCCCAAAGTGAATACCGAATATTTGGTGACACTCTTACTGAGGAAAATGAGGCCCGTATTCTCCGGCAACCACAGCTTAATGCAGTTAAGGCAAGCGTGGAATCTGCCCAGGCTGCGGTAGATCAGGCAGAAGCAGAGTTGCAACGAACAACAATCAGAGCTCCTTTTGATGCTCATATCCTTAGTAGAAATGTAAATGTTGGCTCCCAGGTTGCTGCCGGGGAACAACTGGGCCGTTTGGTAGGCCTGGATGAATATTGGGTTGAAGCAACTGTTCCGGTTTCCGAACTTCGCTGGCTCAATTTTGCCGAAACCAGTGAGTCAGAAGGATCAGAGGTCAAGATAAGAAATCGTACAGCCTGGGAAGAAGGAGAATTCCGGGAGGGCCACCTGGATAAAATGATGGGAGCCCTGGCAGAACAAACCCGGCTGGCCCGCGTACTTATCTCGGTGCCTGACCCATTAGCTTATCATACTGAAAATGCTGATTTACCCAAGCTAATGATCGGTTCTTTTGTAGAAGCCACATTACAAGGCGAAGAACTGACAAATGTCATCCGGCTAAATAGAGATTTCATACGTACAGACGATACAGTCTGGATTATGGAGGATCAGCAGCTGCATATCAAAAATGTGGATATTGTATTCCGGGATGAACAGTACGCCTATATTGCCAACGGATTAAATAAACAGGATCAAGTGGTGACAACCAACCTCACAACTGTAGCAGAGGGAGCTCCTCTACGACTGGAAGCCACCGATTCTACCTCTTCCGAATAG
- a CDS encoding efflux RND transporter permease subunit, which produces MSNAEKDNNIENDRTGAIAYMARNPIAANLLMIILLAGGIWTMFNIQKEVFPQYQLDVVEVSVTYPGAAPAEVEQGILRPVEEAIRGVDGIKEVTSTANEGSGDVTIELVAGTDRMQTFQDIDQAVNRIRTFPDDIEEPEVRLQSNQQEVMTIGLYGDTDIWTLRKLAENMRDQLLNHPEITQVEIGNVPDYVTHVEIPRNRLREYGLTLGGVADLIAQSSEDVPAGAVETNAGEILLRMQERKQWAEEFGNIEVLSSDSGGAVRLADFAEITDGFEETGFHGEFNQQPTVDLQIYRIGNQSPLDIASAVQTILEEAKSGFPPGVQYRIDSSSAQDYEDRLSLLTENGVIAILIVLIILALFLEYRLAFWVMMGMTISFVGGVLFLPMIGLSINMISMFGFLVVLGIVVDDAIVVGENVFEYRQQGLNFIEAAIKGARDMSKPVTFAILTNIIAFVPLLFIPGTTGKYWWPLPAVVILVLAVSLVEALFILPAHLAHSSKEESKFKIGQRVHRWQQAFAQRFNHFIDTYYRSFLDLCLRYRYITLTTAIALLIVVGGYGYSDHMGMVMMPEVAADEIESGVSLPVGTTPDQAAKVAREISDATHRMFDEHNLHRVADGIKTNVRGQSFIDVEIVMKPPNERDKTAQEVIELWRDEIGNIEGVDQITFEAERGPAGYLPDISVDLSHSNIAVLEEASQSFLNEVESYDATRDVNDNYNRGKTQFDFKLLPEGRKLGLTPSMVGQQIRNAFYGALAMRQLRGTNEIEVRVKLPREQRKDLYHLEELVIQTPTGMEVPLLDVVTIEEGEAFSSINRRDGRRVVSVSMDAEPSNAVGRVLESIQTETLPQLREDFPGITWSFEGSQAEMRESTQALWGSFALAMIVIYALLAIAFSSYIQPLIVMGAIPFGIVGAVIGHILLGYDLSLVSLMGVIALSGVVLNDSLIMIDLANKKRKEQSAFDAIHEAGLRRFRPIALTTLTTFGGLTPIILETSSQAYHLIPMAISLGFGIIFATSIILVIVPCLYMILEDIMSKVSTTSPTT; this is translated from the coding sequence ATGAGCAACGCTGAAAAAGATAACAATATCGAAAATGATCGTACCGGAGCCATTGCCTATATGGCTCGCAATCCCATCGCAGCCAATCTTTTGATGATTATTCTCTTGGCCGGTGGTATTTGGACGATGTTCAATATACAAAAAGAGGTTTTTCCCCAGTATCAACTGGACGTGGTAGAAGTAAGTGTTACCTATCCCGGTGCAGCGCCGGCCGAAGTTGAACAAGGAATATTAAGGCCGGTTGAAGAAGCAATCAGAGGCGTAGATGGAATCAAAGAGGTAACTTCCACCGCCAATGAAGGGTCGGGCGATGTTACGATTGAGCTGGTTGCCGGCACAGACCGTATGCAAACATTTCAGGATATAGATCAGGCCGTTAACCGAATCCGGACCTTTCCCGACGATATCGAAGAACCAGAAGTACGCCTGCAATCAAACCAGCAGGAAGTCATGACTATCGGTTTATATGGCGATACTGATATCTGGACGCTGCGAAAGTTGGCGGAAAATATGCGCGACCAGCTGTTAAACCACCCGGAGATTACCCAGGTTGAAATTGGCAATGTCCCAGATTACGTAACTCATGTAGAGATTCCCCGAAATAGGCTCCGGGAATATGGTCTCACTTTAGGTGGCGTTGCTGATCTGATTGCCCAGTCGAGTGAAGATGTACCTGCGGGTGCCGTAGAAACCAATGCCGGCGAAATCCTTTTACGGATGCAGGAACGCAAACAATGGGCCGAGGAATTCGGAAATATTGAAGTTCTTTCTTCTGATTCAGGAGGGGCGGTCCGACTAGCTGATTTCGCAGAAATTACCGACGGCTTCGAAGAGACGGGTTTTCACGGGGAATTTAATCAACAACCGACTGTTGATCTTCAGATTTATAGAATCGGCAACCAATCTCCTCTTGATATAGCCTCTGCTGTTCAGACAATTCTGGAGGAAGCAAAAAGTGGATTCCCCCCGGGCGTGCAATACCGTATTGACAGCAGTAGTGCCCAGGATTATGAGGATCGATTATCACTGCTCACCGAAAACGGAGTTATTGCCATTCTTATCGTCCTCATTATTCTTGCACTTTTCCTTGAGTATCGGCTGGCTTTCTGGGTCATGATGGGAATGACAATCTCTTTCGTGGGAGGAGTGCTCTTCCTGCCTATGATTGGGCTGAGTATTAATATGATTTCGATGTTCGGTTTTCTCGTTGTGCTTGGTATTGTAGTTGATGATGCGATTGTAGTTGGTGAAAATGTCTTTGAGTATCGGCAACAAGGTCTGAACTTCATTGAGGCCGCCATAAAAGGCGCCCGGGATATGAGCAAACCGGTAACATTTGCCATTCTGACCAATATCATTGCCTTTGTACCTCTTCTTTTCATCCCTGGTACTACCGGAAAATATTGGTGGCCGCTGCCCGCTGTCGTCATATTAGTCCTTGCCGTTTCTTTGGTGGAGGCTCTTTTTATTCTCCCGGCACACCTTGCTCATAGCTCTAAAGAAGAAAGCAAGTTTAAAATTGGCCAGCGGGTGCATCGCTGGCAACAAGCGTTTGCTCAGCGGTTCAATCATTTTATTGACACCTACTACCGTTCTTTTCTTGACCTCTGTCTTCGCTATCGATATATCACGCTCACCACTGCTATTGCACTGCTTATTGTTGTTGGAGGATATGGATACAGCGACCACATGGGAATGGTTATGATGCCTGAGGTTGCAGCCGATGAAATTGAGTCGGGAGTATCCCTTCCTGTAGGCACCACCCCTGACCAAGCCGCTAAGGTTGCCCGGGAAATTTCGGACGCCACCCATCGCATGTTTGACGAACACAACCTGCACCGCGTAGCCGACGGGATAAAAACCAACGTACGGGGTCAGAGTTTTATCGATGTCGAAATTGTAATGAAACCTCCCAACGAACGGGACAAGACAGCCCAAGAGGTCATAGAACTCTGGCGAGACGAAATCGGAAATATTGAAGGAGTAGACCAAATTACGTTTGAAGCTGAACGGGGACCTGCAGGCTACCTTCCGGATATCAGTGTAGATCTAAGTCATTCTAATATTGCCGTGCTGGAGGAAGCAAGCCAGTCGTTTTTAAATGAAGTCGAGTCTTACGATGCAACCCGCGATGTAAATGACAACTACAACCGCGGAAAAACACAGTTTGATTTTAAACTCCTTCCGGAAGGCCGAAAGCTCGGACTGACCCCATCCATGGTGGGGCAACAGATTCGTAATGCTTTTTATGGAGCGCTTGCTATGCGCCAGCTTCGGGGTACTAATGAAATTGAGGTGCGTGTCAAACTGCCAAGGGAACAGCGCAAAGATCTCTATCATCTCGAGGAACTCGTTATTCAAACTCCAACAGGTATGGAGGTCCCTTTACTTGATGTCGTGACCATTGAGGAGGGCGAAGCGTTTAGCAGCATTAACCGAAGGGATGGCCGAAGAGTAGTATCGGTCAGCATGGATGCGGAACCATCCAATGCCGTAGGGCGCGTGCTGGAATCCATACAAACGGAAACATTGCCTCAACTCAGAGAAGATTTTCCCGGAATTACCTGGAGCTTTGAGGGAAGCCAGGCTGAAATGCGCGAATCTACTCAAGCCTTATGGGGCAGTTTTGCATTGGCTATGATTGTGATTTATGCGCTTCTTGCCATTGCATTCAGTAGCTATATTCAACCTCTCATTGTAATGGGCGCTATTCCTTTTGGCATTGTCGGTGCCGTTATTGGTCATATCCTGCTGGGCTATGACCTCTCATTGGTCAGCCTGATGGGGGTTATTGCTCTTTCTGGAGTAGTATTGAATGATTCTCTGATTATGATCGATCTTGCCAATAAAAAAAGAAAGGAGCAATCCGCGTTTGACGCCATTCACGAAGCAGGACTACGGCGCTTCAGACCCATAGCCTTAACCACCTTAACCACTTTTGGCGGACTTACCCCTATCATTCTAGAAACATCCAGCCAGGCTTATCACCTGATTCCGATGGCTATATCCCTTGGCTTTGGTATTATCTTCGCCACATCTATCATTCTTGTAATCGTCCCCTGTCTCTACATGATACTGGAAGATATCATGTCGAAAGTTTCTACCACTTCCCCTACTACTTAG
- a CDS encoding acyl-CoA thioesterase — MTNRFEQTPRVDTDSSKKTVSASRARMNEMVMPNDTNPLGNLMGGRLMQWMDVCSAISAQRHCNRNVVTVAADSIEFKNAIKLGELVVIEGEVTRTFNSSMEIAMEAWSENLRTGERKLCTTSFYTFVAVDADGQTVPVPEIIPETDFEKERYEQAQKRRELRLEISRQNKDAHQKDKSK; from the coding sequence ATGACCAATCGATTTGAACAAACACCCCGTGTTGATACTGATTCTTCTAAAAAGACCGTTTCTGCCTCCCGGGCACGGATGAATGAGATGGTGATGCCTAACGATACAAATCCACTGGGTAACCTGATGGGTGGACGTCTGATGCAGTGGATGGATGTGTGTTCAGCCATATCTGCCCAGCGTCATTGCAATCGCAATGTTGTTACAGTGGCAGCTGACAGTATAGAGTTCAAGAATGCCATTAAGCTGGGAGAGTTGGTCGTTATTGAAGGAGAGGTTACACGAACCTTTAATTCTTCTATGGAGATAGCGATGGAAGCGTGGTCTGAAAACTTGCGTACCGGAGAGCGGAAGCTCTGTACTACCTCGTTTTATACATTTGTAGCAGTAGATGCTGACGGACAAACCGTGCCGGTGCCGGAAATTATTCCCGAGACAGATTTTGAGAAAGAACGGTATGAGCAGGCCCAAAAGCGTCGGGAGTTACGCCTTGAGATTTCACGTCAGAATAAGGATGCCCATCAGAAAGATAAATCTAAGTAG
- a CDS encoding YpdA family putative bacillithiol disulfide reductase — MVIIVGAGPIGLATAIELKRRDISAKIIERGCLVNSIYNYPKDMTFFSTSERLEIGGVPFISHNPKPTRREALEYYRRAAESYDLDIHLYEEVKAVDGEDQEFIVQTDQGEYDASKVVVATGFYDIAKMMNIPGEELDKVKHYYDEAHAYAWQDVLVIGAGNSAVDVALETYRANANVTLAVRDSQIKETVKYWVKPDIENRLKNNEITGYFNTEVKEIRPKEIVLETPEGTKTISNDFVLAMTGYQPNFEMMKTFGIELTNNEKRMPVYNEQTLETNRKGIYVAGVVCGGMDTSSLFIENTRVHAEHIAGDIEDKTSG, encoded by the coding sequence ATGGTTATTATTGTTGGAGCGGGTCCCATTGGACTGGCAACCGCCATTGAACTTAAACGAAGAGATATCTCGGCAAAAATTATTGAGCGCGGATGTCTGGTCAACAGTATTTATAATTATCCGAAGGACATGACTTTTTTCTCCACCTCCGAACGGCTGGAGATCGGCGGGGTGCCCTTTATCTCACACAATCCCAAGCCCACCCGGCGCGAAGCATTGGAATATTACCGCCGCGCCGCCGAAAGCTATGATCTCGATATCCACCTCTATGAAGAGGTAAAAGCGGTTGACGGAGAAGATCAGGAGTTTATCGTTCAAACCGACCAGGGAGAATACGATGCTTCTAAAGTTGTTGTAGCCACCGGATTCTATGATATTGCAAAGATGATGAACATCCCCGGTGAAGAGCTTGACAAGGTCAAGCACTATTACGATGAAGCCCATGCCTATGCCTGGCAGGATGTACTGGTCATCGGGGCTGGTAATTCGGCTGTGGATGTGGCGCTGGAAACCTACCGGGCCAATGCTAACGTTACGCTGGCCGTTCGTGACTCTCAAATCAAGGAAACCGTTAAATACTGGGTTAAACCGGACATTGAAAATCGTCTTAAAAACAATGAGATAACCGGCTATTTCAATACGGAAGTCAAAGAGATCAGACCCAAAGAGATTGTACTTGAAACGCCAGAAGGAACCAAAACTATTTCCAACGACTTTGTTTTAGCCATGACCGGTTATCAGCCCAACTTTGAAATGATGAAGACTTTTGGAATTGAGCTAACCAATAATGAAAAACGCATGCCAGTATATAATGAACAAACACTGGAGACCAATCGAAAAGGCATTTATGTAGCGGGAGTTGTTTGCGGCGGAATGGATACCAGCAGCTTGTTCATTGAAAACACGCGAGTTCATGCTGAACATATTGCCGGTGATATCGAAGATAAAACATCCGGCTAA